The Suncus etruscus isolate mSunEtr1 chromosome 7, mSunEtr1.pri.cur, whole genome shotgun sequence genome includes a window with the following:
- the LOC126013799 gene encoding cysteine-rich PDZ-binding protein-like, translating to MFCEKCEKEIGIVITPDTWKDGARNTMECGGRKLKENKTLTSKKARFDPYGKNKFSTCRICKSSVHQPGSHYCQGCAYKKGNCAMCGKKVLDTKNYKQTSI from the coding sequence ATGTTTTGTGAGAAGTGTGAGAAGGAAATTGGCATAGTCATTACCCCGGATACATGGAAGGATGGTGCTCGCAATACCATGGAATGTGGTGGAAGAAAGCTGAAAGAGAATAAAACTTTGACTTCAAAAAAGGCAAGGTTTGATCCATATGGAAAGAACAAGTTTTCCACCTGCAGAATTTGTAAAAGTTCAGTTCACCAGCCTGGCTCTCATTACTGCCAGGGCTGTGCATACAAGAAGGGCAACTGTGCAATGTGTGGAAAAAAGGTTTTGGATACCAAAAACTACAAGCAAACATCCATCTAG